DNA sequence from the Caulobacter segnis genome:
TTCCCGGACTATCTGCGCGTCATTCCGCGCGACAACGCCAAGATCCTGACCCTGGACAACGACCTGTTCGCCAAGGCCGTCGACCGCGTCGCCACCATCTCGGCCGAGAAGAGCCGTTCGGTGAAGCTGGCCATCGAGCCGGGCCGCATCACCCTGACCGTCCGCAACATGGAAGCCGGCCAGGCCGTGGAAGAGGTCGAGGTCGACTACGACGGCGAGCCCTTCGAGATCGGCTTCAACGCCCGCTACCTGCTGGACGTCTGTGGTCAGATCGCCGGCCCGCAGGCCGAGTTCCGCTTCGCCGACCCGGCCAGCCCGACCCTGGTGGTCGATCCGGTCGATCCGGGCGTGAAGTATGTGCTGATGCCGCTGCGGGTCTGATCCCGCGCGCTGGTTTCTGAGATCAAATGGGCCGGCGCTTGGAGCGCGATAGCCGAAAGTGTGGGCGGTTTCGGCGGCCATCGCGCTCTAATACTTAGAGATGGAGCCTGCTTAGGCAGGCTCCAGGCGCCCGTTCTGCTTTCGGGGTTCTGTCATGAAGAAGCTGCTCGCCGCCTCGGCCGCCGTCCTGGCCCTCGCCGCCGCCGTTCCCGGACTCGCCCAGCAGGTCGAGCGCCGCGAGATCGGCAATCAGATCCTCGAGAACGTGCCGGTCGCGGCGCCGGCGATCCGCGAGGGCCTGGCAAAGTACCAGAACGCCCGCTCGGCCTATTTCGACGACTGGGCGGCGAATGGCGGCATGGTCGTCACCACGCGCTTCGGCAACACCAATCAGCTGCACCTGGTGGCCGGCCCGGGCGCCGACCGTAGCCAGATCACCTTCTATGACGAGCCCGTCGGCGTGGCCCACACCCTGCCGAACGGCCAGATCCTGTTCTCCAAGGACACCGGCGGCGACGAGTGGTTCCAGCTCTTTCTGCGCGACGCCGACGGCAAGACGGTCCAGCTGACCGAGGCGGGCACGCGCAACCAGTCGCCGGCCTGGTCAAAGGACGGTTCGGTGCTGGTCTGGTCGCGGGCGACCAAGGGCTCGGCCGACTACGACGTGCTGATGCGCGACCCGTCGGGCGCGACCAAGGTGATCTACAAGGGCCAGGGTCAGGTCTCGCCGATCGCGGTGTCGCCCGACGGCAAGACGGTGCTGCTGGGTCGCTACTTCTCGATCAACGAGTCCAAGCGCTGGCTGCTGGACGTGGCGACCGGCGCGCTGACCGAGCTGAACCCGAGCAAGGCCAAGATCGCTTACGACGGCGGCAAGTTCACACCGGACGGCAAGTCAGTGCTGCTGCTGTCGGACGAGGGCTCGGACTTCCTGCGCCTGACGCAGATCGACCTGGCCACGGGCGCGAAGGTCAATGTCTCGGGCGAGCGTCCCTGGGACATCGAGGACTTCGCCCTGTCCGACGACGGCCGGATCCTGGCCTATGTCGTCAACGAGGACGGCTATTCGAAGCTGGTCGTGCGGGACTTCCGCACCCGTCGCGCGCTGCCGCAGCCCGAGCTGCCGGCTGGCGTCGTCTCCGGCATCGCCTTCTCGCCCGACGCCTCGAAGCTGGGCTTCAGCCTGGCCGCGCCGACCGCCGCCAGCGACGCCTGGAGCTGGGGCGTGACCGACGCCAAGCTGGAACGCTGGACGGCCTCGGAGCTGGGCGGGCTGGACGCCAAGGCGCTGGCGACCCCGGAGCTGGTCCGCTACCCCTCGTTCGACAAGCGCTCGATCCCGGCATTTGTCTATCGGCCCAAGCTGGCCGCTGGCCAGCGAGCGCCGGTGATCATCGACATCCATGGCGGGCCGGAGGGCCAGTCGCGCCCGACCTTCAACGCCTTCCACCAGCACACGGTGGCCGAGCTGGGCGCGGCGGTGATCGTCACCAACGTCCGCGGCTCGACCGGCTACGGCAAGACCTACCTGAACCTCGACAACGCCGAGAAGCGCGAGGACTCGGTCAAGGACATCGGCGCGCTGCTGGACTGGATCAAGACGCAGCCAGACCTCGATCCCAACCGGGTGGTGGTCTACGGCCAGTCGTACGGCGGCTACATGTCGCTGGCCGTGATGACCCACTATTCCGACCGCCTGGCCGGCGGGATCGAGCGCTACGGGATCAGCAACTTCGTCTCGTTCCTGCAGAACACCGAGGCCTACCGCCGCGACCTGCGCCGGGCCGAGTACGGCGATGAGCGCGACCCGAAGATGCTGAAGGCCTTCGAGACGATTTCGCCGATGAACAACGTCTCCAGGATCACCAAGCCGATGCTGGTCATGCAGGGCTGGAACGATCCGCGCGTGCCCAAGTCCGAATCCGACCAGGTGGTCGCCAAGTTGCGCGAGAAGGGGATCGAGACCTGGTACGTCCAGTTCAAGGACGAGGGCCACGGCTTCCTGAAGAAGGCCAACAACGACCGCCGCCGCGAGGTGGAAACCCAGTTCCTGCAGAAGGTGCTGGGCGTTTCTCCGGCCCAGTAGGGCTGGACGCCGCATGGACAAGCCCGCCGGAGCGCTCGACGAGGTCTTCCAGGCGCTGGCCGACCCGACCCGGCGGGCGATCCTCGATCGTCTCGCCCAGGGGGCGGCCAGCGTCGGCGAACTGGCCGCGCCGTTCGACATGGCCCTGACCTCGTTCATGAAGCACCTGAAGATTCTGGAGCGGGCCGGCTGGATCGCCACCCGCAAGTCGGGCCGCGTGAGGACCTGCGCCATCGTCACCGACCGCTTCGCCGACGTCGGCGCCTGGGTCTATGGCCACCGCGCGCTCTGGGAGAACCGTCAAGGCTGACGCAAGGGTCATATTGCGCCCGCTCATAAGGGCGCTAAGGTCCGTTTCATATCAAAACGGGAGGCGGCCCATGGCCAAGGTAAACTATGTGACGGTGGGCTCGAACGACCTGGAGAAGGCCAAGACCTTCTACGATGGACTCCTGGGCTCAATCGGCTTCAAGCCGTTGTTCGAGCATCCGTCCGGCGGCCGCCTTTATCGTGGCGACGGCTGCATGTTCGGGGTGCTGGGCCCGTTCGACGGCAACCCGGCCTGCATCGGCAACGGGATGATGGGCGGCTTCGCCTTCGACACCGTCGAGGAGGTCGACGCCTTCCACGCCAAGGCCCTGGAGCTGGGCGGCAAGGACGAGGGCGCGCCCGGCGCGCGGATGCCCAAGGCCTATTTCGCCTATTTCCGCGACCTCGATGGCAACAAGCTCTGCGGCTACAAGATCGGCTAGGTTTCACGGGTCCAACTTTCGCCCCGATCCGGGCCGCTTGCGGTCTCTATCGGGGCGCATCCACGTCGCTCCCGATGTGGAGATGAGCATGCGTATCGCCTGGGAGCGTGTCGGCGCGGTGATGGTGAGCATCGGCCTCTGGACCGTGCTGCTTGTCTTCGGACGGCACGCCCTGCATCTGGCGCGTGGCGAGGTCCACACCCTGGCCCACCTGGCGCTGAGAGGGCGCAGCCGACTGGTCTGAAGTCCGGGGGCTGCGCATCGCCGCCGAAATGCTATTAGGCGCTCATGGCGTCGGCCGCTCTGCTTTCCCTGACCCTGACGGATTTCCGCTCGTACGAGCGCGCCCGCCTCGAGACCGAGGGGCGCAGCGTCTATCTGTTCGGCGCCAACGGGGCCGGAAAGACCAATCTTCTCGAGGCCATCAGCCTTCTGACCCCCGGCAAGGGGCTGCGCGGCGCCAGCATGGCCGAGGTCGGCCGCCGCCTGCCCGGCGAGGCCGTGGGGCGCGCCTGGGCCGTGGCCGCCGAGGTCGAGAGCGGTGAGGACGCGCCCGTCCGCATCGGCACCGGGGTGGAGCAGGGCGGGGCGGCCCGCCGCGCCGTGCGGATCGAGGGCGAAACCGTCTCGCCCGGCCGCCTGGCCGACCATGTCCGCCCGATCTGGCTGACGCCCGCCCAGGACCGCCTGTTCCTGGAGGCCGCCTCCGAACGGCGGCGGTTCTTCGACCGCCTGGTCTTCGCGGGGGAGCCGGCCCACGCGGCCAACGCCAACGCCTATGACAAGGCCCAGCGTGAGCGCATGCGCCTGCTGACCGACGCCGCCGAGGCCGGCGCGCCGCCCGACGCGACCTGGCTGAACGCGCTGGAGGCCCGGCTGGCCGAGTCCGGGGCCCTGATGTCCCAGGCGCGCGCCCGCACGCTGCTGGCCCTGCAGGCTGAGATCGACGGTCGCGGCGACAGGCCCTTTCCACAGGCCCGCCTGACCCTGACCGGCGAGTGGGAGAAGATGGCGCTGGACGGCGTTCCGTTCGCCGAGATCGAAGAGCGGCTGGCCTCCGCCCTGGCGGCGGCGCGGCCGCGCGACGGGGCTGCCGGGCGGGCCCTGACCGGTCCGCATCGCGGCGATCTGGCCATCTTCCACGTCGAGAAGGACCGTCCGGCGGCGGAGTGCTCGACCGGCGAGCAGAAAGCCCTGATTCTGAACCTCGTTCTGGCCCAGGCAGCGCGACTTTCGCGTGCGGAATCCGCGCCGAATCCTGTAATACTACTCGACGAAGTCGCCGCGCATCTCGATCTTACCCGACGAGCCGCGTTGGCTGACGAACTCACGGCGCTCAAGCTCCAGGCCTTCCTCACCGGCACGGACGAGTCGCTGTTCGACCATCTCAAGGGTCGGGCATTAGGCGTTCGCGTGGGCGAGGCCGGCCTGACCGTTCTGGAAGACGAATGACCGAGAACACCGAAGACCAAGTTCCCGAAATGACGACCGAGGAAGCCGCCGCCCAGTATGGCGCCGACTCGATCAAGGTGCTGAAGGGCCTCGACGCGGTCCGCAAGCGTCCGGGCATGTACATCGGCGACACCGACGACGGCTCGGGCCTGCACCACATGGTCTACGAGGTGGTCGATAACGCCATCGACGAGGCCCTCGCCGGGCACGCCACCAAGGTCCAGGTCATCCTCAACGCCGACGGTTCGGTGACGGTCACCGACGACGGCCGCGGCATCCCGGTCGACATGCACGAGGGCGAAGGCGTCTCGGCGGCCGAGGTCATCATGACCCAGCTGCACGCCGGCGGTAAGTTCGACCAGAACAGCTACAAGGTCTCGGGCGGCCTGCACGGCGTCGGCGTCTCGGTCGTCAACGCCCTGTCGGACTGGCTCGAGCTGCTGATCCACCGCAATGGCAAGGTCCACCAGATGCGCTTCGAGCGCGGGGATGCGGTGACCTCGCTGAAGGTCACGGGCGACTCGCCGTTGCGTACGGAAGGCCCCAAGGCCGGCGAGACCCTCTCCGGCACGGAAGTGACCTTCTTCCCGTCGCGCGACACCTTCGCGTTCATCGAGTTCGACCGGAAGACCCTGGAGCACCGCCTGCGCGAGCTGGCGTTCCTGAACTCGGGCGTGACGATCTGGTTCAAGGACAATCGCGACGCCGAGCCGTGGGAAGAAAAGCTGCACTATGACGGCGGCATCGAGGCCTTCGTTCGCCACCTCGACAAGGTCAAGACGCCGCTGCTGAAGGCCCCGATCTCGGTTCGCGGCGTCAAGGACAAGGTCGAGGTCGACCTCGCCCTGTGGTGGAACGACAGCTACCACGAGCAGATGCTGTGCTTCACCAACAACATCCCGCAGCGGGATGGCGGCACGCACCTTTCGGCGTTCCGCGCCGCGCTGACGCGGATCATCACCGGCTACGCCGAGAGTTCGGGCATCCTGAAGAAGGAAAAGGTTTCGTTGGGCGGCGAGGACGCCCGCGAAGGCCTGACGTGCGTGCTGTCGGTCAAGGTTCCGGACCCGAAGTTCAGCTCGCAGACCAAGGACAAGCTGGTCTCGTCCGAAGTGCGCCCGGCCGTCGAAGGTCTGGTGCAGGAAGGCTTGGCGACCTGGTTCGAGGAGCACCCGAACGAGGCCAAGCAGATCGTTTCAAAGATCGCCGAGGCCGCCGCGGCCCGCGAGGCCGCCCGCAAGGCGCGCGAACTGACCCGCCGCAAGAGCGCGCTCGACATCACGAGCCTGCCCGGCAAGCTGGCCGACTGCTCCGAGCGCGATCCGGCCAAGTCCGAGATCTTCATCGTCGAGGGCGACAGCGCCGGCGGCTCGGCCAAGCAGGCCCGCAACCGCGACAACCAGGCCGTCCTGCCCCTGCGCGGCAAGATCCTGAACGTCGAACGGGCGCGGTTCGACAAGATGTTGTCGTCGGATCAGATCGGCACGCTGATCACGGCCTTGGGGGCCGGCATCGGCCGCGACGACTTCAATCCGGACAAGGTGCGCTACCACAAGATCGTGTTGATGACCGACGCCGACGTCGACGGCGCCCACATCCGCACCCTGCTGCTGACCTTCTTCTATCGGCAGATGCCGGAGCTGATCGAGCGCGGCTACATCTACATCGCCCAGCCGCCGCTCTACAAAGCCGCCAAGGGTAAGTCCTCGCGCTATCTGAAGGACGACAGCGAGATGGACGCCTTCTTGATCGACGAGGGTGTCGACGGGGCCGAACTGGACCTGCCGTCGGGCGAACGTCGCACCAGCCAGGACCTGCTGGCTTTGGTGCAGCTGTGCCGCCAGGCCAAGGGCAATATCGATCGCCTGGCCGCCCGCGCGCCATCGTTCGCCATCGAGCAGTCGGCCCTGGCTGGCCTGCTGGGCGAAACGCCCGACATCGCGGCCGCCGCGGCCCGCCTGGACCTCTATGCCGAGGAAGGCGATGGCCCGTGGACGGGCGATCGTGGCGACACGGGCTATGTTTTCAAGCGTGTCCGTCGTGGCGTCACCGAGACCGTGGTGCTGGATGACGGCCTTCTGCATGCCGCCGACGCCCGTCGCCTGGCCGAGCGGGCAGGGGCCCTGGCCGAGATCTTCTCGGGCCGGGCGGTGTTCCGCCGCAAGGACAAGTCGACCACCGTCCGGGGGCCGATGGACCTCGTGGCCGCCGTGATGGACGCCGGCCGCAAGGGCCTTACCATCCAGCGCTACAAGGGGCTGGGTGAGATGAATCCCGACCAGCTGTGGGAGACGACGCTGGACGTCGAGGCTCGCACCCTGCTGCAGGTGCGGGTGAACCATGCCGACGACGCCGACGACATGTTCAGCCGCCTGATGGGCGACCTGGTCGAACCGCGTCGCGAGTTCATTCAGGAAAACGCCCTGGATGCCGAGGTGGACGTCTAGAACGTCGTTCTAAGTGCTTGTCTTCTAAGCGTCGGGCGCCCGCTTCGCGGGCGTTCCGGCGCTTTTTCGCGTTGTGCGGGCCTTCAGGCTTGGGGTGTGACCTTCCGCGTCATCGCGCCGCGATGACGAGGGCGTCATCTTGCGTGGATCGAGTTGATTCGCTCGAAAGTGTTTCGCGTGGGGGCGCACGGATGGAACAAGACGCAAGTCTCCGTCCAGAACGGATTCTTGACCTCTCGGAGCGTCTGTCCAGCGTGGCGGGCGAAAAGATCGGCGAGATCGCCAGGGTCAATCGCGCGGCCAAGATGCTGGCCATCAACGCGCTGATCGTCGCGGCGCGGGCGGGCGAGGCCGGCAAGGGCTTCGCGATCGTCGCCGAGGAATTCAAGAAGATCTCGACCGAGATCGACGCCGTGGCCGCCGCGCTGGACAGTCAGGTGCGCGCCGATCTGGACGAGCTGTCGGCCATCGGCGGGGCGATCCTGGGCCACATGCGCGGTCAGCGCCTGGCCGACCTTGCTCTCAACGCCATCGAGATCGTGGACCGCAACCTCTACGAACGCACCTGCGACGTGCGCTGGTGGGCCACGGACTCGGCGGTGGTGGCGTGCCTGGCCGAAAGCGACGATACCGCCGCGCGCCGCTACGCTAGCGAGCGTCTGGGCGTGATCCTGGACGCCTACACCGTCTATCTCGACCTCTGGATCTGCGACGCCAAGGGGCGGGTGGTCGCCAATGGCCGGCCGGGCCGCTACCCGAACGTCATCGGCCGTTCGGTGGCCGAGGCGCGCTGGTTCCAGGACGGGATGAGCACGGCCAGCGGCGACGACTTCGTGGCCTGCGACATCGAGCGGTCCCACGCGCTGGGCGACGCGCCGGTGGCCACCTACGCCACGGCGATCCGCGCCGGCGGCCAGTCCAAGGGCGAGGTTCTGGGCGTGCTGGGCGTGCATTTCGACTGGCGGCCCCAGGCCCAGGCCGTCGTGGACGGCGTGCGCCTGACGCCCGAGGAGCGTGAACGCTCGCGGGTGATGCTGCTGGATCAAAAGGGACGAGTATTGGCCTCGTCCGACAACCAGGGTGTTCTCAGCGAAGTCTTTCCGCTGGATGTCTCGGCCGGTCCGATGGGAAGCTACGCCGACGGGGAGATCACCGTCGGCTATGCATTGACGCCCGGCTACGAGACTTACGCGGGTCTTGGCTGGTACGGCTGCCTTGTTCAGCGACAACAGGTTCAAACAGCAGCGGTTGCAGCCGCTTAGTTTTAACCAAACTCGCTGCGAACTATTCGAACTATTTGGTCGCCTAAAACGCGCAATCGATCAGATTCGCGGCATTTACCATGGATTCTGCATGTGCGGCGTTGCCATGCGCGGCCGTACATGATTTTTTAGGCCTAACCAAACCGCCGAAAAAACTCTGCGTATCTGCCATGGCGGGGCAAACACGTCACATTCATAGTCTTAAGGTCCGTAAGCGTTCTCTTTCGCGTGAAGATTGCGCCCGTGTGTGATCTTCCGGAGACGGTGTCTCCGAGAAATCGACGAAAAAGTGCATTCCGGGCTAGAGCATTGGTTTACGTTGTCCTAAAGGGACCCCGTTCAATTGGAGGGAGCAATGGCTTCTCATCGCGTTCGCGCTATCGCCATTAGCCTGGCCGTCGCGCTGGCGCCCATCGGCGCTGGCGCCGTCTGGGCCCAAAACACGCCGGCCCCGACGGCCGCCTCGCTGCAGGCGACCATCGCCGCCGCGGCTCAATCGGCCGCGCAACAACCGGGCTTCGCTCAGCGCACCCCGGCGCAAAAGCTCGCCGCCATCCAGGCAGCGATCTCGGCCGCCCTGGCCGCCAGCGGCGCTTCGCCGACGGTGATCGCCGCCGCTCTGATCCAAGCCGTGTCGAGCGGCACGGTCAGCGCCGGCGTCGCCATCCAGGTCGCCGCCGCGGTGGCTCCGGAAATGGCGCAGCAAGTGGCCTCGGCTCCGGCCGTGACCCAACAACTGGCGGCGACCGGCCAATCGGCCACCGTCACTCAAACGGCCGCGACTGACGCCGGTGGCGCGCCTAGCGTGCTGGTCAGCCTGGCCGGCGTTGCTTCGACCTCGACCGGCGGCGACGCCGCGACGGGCGCTGGCGGCGGCACGACGACGGTCACTCCGGCGCCGTACGATCCGTGCGCGGGCGTGATCGCCGCCTACTGCGGCAGCTAAGTTAAGAAACCTCGGGGTGGACCGGCGCGTCACGACGCGCGCCGGCCGCCTCTTACTGGTGGGGATAAGATATGCGAATTCTGACGTGCTCGGCCGCTATGGCCTGTA
Encoded proteins:
- the recF gene encoding DNA replication/repair protein RecF (All proteins in this family for which functions are known are DNA-binding proteins that assist the filamentation of RecA onto DNA for the initiation of recombination or recombinational repair.) is translated as MASAALLSLTLTDFRSYERARLETEGRSVYLFGANGAGKTNLLEAISLLTPGKGLRGASMAEVGRRLPGEAVGRAWAVAAEVESGEDAPVRIGTGVEQGGAARRAVRIEGETVSPGRLADHVRPIWLTPAQDRLFLEAASERRRFFDRLVFAGEPAHAANANAYDKAQRERMRLLTDAAEAGAPPDATWLNALEARLAESGALMSQARARTLLALQAEIDGRGDRPFPQARLTLTGEWEKMALDGVPFAEIEERLASALAAARPRDGAAGRALTGPHRGDLAIFHVEKDRPAAECSTGEQKALILNLVLAQAARLSRAESAPNPVILLDEVAAHLDLTRRAALADELTALKLQAFLTGTDESLFDHLKGRALGVRVGEAGLTVLEDE
- the gyrB gene encoding DNA topoisomerase (ATP-hydrolyzing) subunit B codes for the protein MTENTEDQVPEMTTEEAAAQYGADSIKVLKGLDAVRKRPGMYIGDTDDGSGLHHMVYEVVDNAIDEALAGHATKVQVILNADGSVTVTDDGRGIPVDMHEGEGVSAAEVIMTQLHAGGKFDQNSYKVSGGLHGVGVSVVNALSDWLELLIHRNGKVHQMRFERGDAVTSLKVTGDSPLRTEGPKAGETLSGTEVTFFPSRDTFAFIEFDRKTLEHRLRELAFLNSGVTIWFKDNRDAEPWEEKLHYDGGIEAFVRHLDKVKTPLLKAPISVRGVKDKVEVDLALWWNDSYHEQMLCFTNNIPQRDGGTHLSAFRAALTRIITGYAESSGILKKEKVSLGGEDAREGLTCVLSVKVPDPKFSSQTKDKLVSSEVRPAVEGLVQEGLATWFEEHPNEAKQIVSKIAEAAAAREAARKARELTRRKSALDITSLPGKLADCSERDPAKSEIFIVEGDSAGGSAKQARNRDNQAVLPLRGKILNVERARFDKMLSSDQIGTLITALGAGIGRDDFNPDKVRYHKIVLMTDADVDGAHIRTLLLTFFYRQMPELIERGYIYIAQPPLYKAAKGKSSRYLKDDSEMDAFLIDEGVDGAELDLPSGERRTSQDLLALVQLCRQAKGNIDRLAARAPSFAIEQSALAGLLGETPDIAAAAARLDLYAEEGDGPWTGDRGDTGYVFKRVRRGVTETVVLDDGLLHAADARRLAERAGALAEIFSGRAVFRRKDKSTTVRGPMDLVAAVMDAGRKGLTIQRYKGLGEMNPDQLWETTLDVEARTLLQVRVNHADDADDMFSRLMGDLVEPRREFIQENALDAEVDV
- a CDS encoding VOC family protein produces the protein MAKVNYVTVGSNDLEKAKTFYDGLLGSIGFKPLFEHPSGGRLYRGDGCMFGVLGPFDGNPACIGNGMMGGFAFDTVEEVDAFHAKALELGGKDEGAPGARMPKAYFAYFRDLDGNKLCGYKIG
- a CDS encoding S9 family peptidase, whose translation is MKKLLAASAAVLALAAAVPGLAQQVERREIGNQILENVPVAAPAIREGLAKYQNARSAYFDDWAANGGMVVTTRFGNTNQLHLVAGPGADRSQITFYDEPVGVAHTLPNGQILFSKDTGGDEWFQLFLRDADGKTVQLTEAGTRNQSPAWSKDGSVLVWSRATKGSADYDVLMRDPSGATKVIYKGQGQVSPIAVSPDGKTVLLGRYFSINESKRWLLDVATGALTELNPSKAKIAYDGGKFTPDGKSVLLLSDEGSDFLRLTQIDLATGAKVNVSGERPWDIEDFALSDDGRILAYVVNEDGYSKLVVRDFRTRRALPQPELPAGVVSGIAFSPDASKLGFSLAAPTAASDAWSWGVTDAKLERWTASELGGLDAKALATPELVRYPSFDKRSIPAFVYRPKLAAGQRAPVIIDIHGGPEGQSRPTFNAFHQHTVAELGAAVIVTNVRGSTGYGKTYLNLDNAEKREDSVKDIGALLDWIKTQPDLDPNRVVVYGQSYGGYMSLAVMTHYSDRLAGGIERYGISNFVSFLQNTEAYRRDLRRAEYGDERDPKMLKAFETISPMNNVSRITKPMLVMQGWNDPRVPKSESDQVVAKLREKGIETWYVQFKDEGHGFLKKANNDRRREVETQFLQKVLGVSPAQ
- a CDS encoding ArsR/SmtB family transcription factor, with amino-acid sequence MDKPAGALDEVFQALADPTRRAILDRLAQGAASVGELAAPFDMALTSFMKHLKILERAGWIATRKSGRVRTCAIVTDRFADVGAWVYGHRALWENRQG
- a CDS encoding cache domain-containing protein, which translates into the protein MTRASSCVDRVDSLESVSRGGARMEQDASLRPERILDLSERLSSVAGEKIGEIARVNRAAKMLAINALIVAARAGEAGKGFAIVAEEFKKISTEIDAVAAALDSQVRADLDELSAIGGAILGHMRGQRLADLALNAIEIVDRNLYERTCDVRWWATDSAVVACLAESDDTAARRYASERLGVILDAYTVYLDLWICDAKGRVVANGRPGRYPNVIGRSVAEARWFQDGMSTASGDDFVACDIERSHALGDAPVATYATAIRAGGQSKGEVLGVLGVHFDWRPQAQAVVDGVRLTPEERERSRVMLLDQKGRVLASSDNQGVLSEVFPLDVSAGPMGSYADGEITVGYALTPGYETYAGLGWYGCLVQRQQVQTAAVAAA